Proteins found in one Dehalococcoidia bacterium genomic segment:
- a CDS encoding VTT domain-containing protein, whose protein sequence is MNQYDDSIGVIAEEDIAQLQKRSWIRRHWISLVSIIIIIAFSAAIYFTGGLSGDLWAYGYLGVFLVSILGSVVILVPIPSMPVVFLMGMILNPWLVALMVGLGEPIGEIPTYLAGRGGRVSMEKWEKKRFLSWPTRFIRKRPSLFLFFFALLPNPAFDIAGATSGAMRYPFWKFLIFLFLGKTGKGFIIAFAGYWTLNLLLKLFIG, encoded by the coding sequence ATGAACCAGTACGACGACAGTATAGGCGTCATAGCCGAGGAAGACATCGCGCAGTTACAGAAGCGTAGCTGGATAAGGCGCCACTGGATAAGTCTTGTTTCCATCATAATAATCATCGCCTTTAGTGCCGCCATCTATTTCACAGGGGGTCTATCAGGTGATCTCTGGGCGTATGGATATTTAGGGGTTTTCCTGGTCTCCATATTGGGCAGTGTTGTCATCCTCGTTCCTATACCGAGCATGCCTGTGGTTTTTCTCATGGGTATGATATTGAATCCCTGGCTAGTGGCGCTTATGGTTGGACTGGGTGAACCTATCGGTGAGATCCCTACTTATTTGGCAGGCCGGGGCGGTCGTGTTTCAATGGAAAAATGGGAGAAAAAGAGATTTCTTAGTTGGCCAACAAGGTTTATAAGGAAGAGACCTTCTCTATTTCTCTTCTTCTTTGCTTTATTGCCCAATCCTGCCTTCGATATCGCCGGCGCTACTAGCGGGGCGATGCGCTACCCGTTTTGGAAATTCCTCATATTCTTGTTTTTGGGTAAGACAGGCAAGGGCTTTATTATCGCTTTCGCCGGCTACTGGACGTTGAACCTACTGCTCAAGCTATTTATCGGTTAG